TTCTTTGGACGCCAAGGGATAGACCATACATCGCGATTCCAGCAGGAAATGACCATAGcaagaaagcaagaaaagCTGGTATTATTCCAGCATGTATCTGCACTATGTTGAACAACATTTTGGTTGAGGCCGGGCCAGGTAGCGCCTGTGATATCGCAAATAGTTCCTGATACTACAAGGCAACTATTTAGCGGAAAGCGGATTGTATTCATGGTGAGTTACTCTCACAGTTTGCTCATCTATCCACGGAGTTTTTCCTAGCCCATCCACAAATCTTCGGTGAAAAATCTGAAAGTGGACTGGAGGACCCCCAAAGGCTGTAAAACCAAGATCCCAAGTACGCAGAAAGACATCCAAGAGACGCGTGGTGAGTTTGGAGGTGTTCGCTTCATACGGTGTCCCATGCGGGGGATCGTCACTAGCAACCCCACGCCGAATGCGACGTAAAACAGTGTGTATGAGGGCGTCAAAAGACATTGTCGATAAACTGCGACGCAAAGCCACACGGCGGGTCAGAAACTCATACAAGTCGTCCGCGTCGAAAGTAGGGCATATCTGCCTGATGGCGAATGAGGTGACCCACGTGTGTTGTTTGCATGACACCTATTCGCGCGAGAATGGTTGCAAAAGATTAAGCAAAGTCTAAAACCATAGCACTTGTTGATGATAGAGAATGTTGTTGACGCTATGGAATAGACCGGTCTTGCATGGAAATCACGCGCAACGGAGACTCCGCTGATTAAGTGCAGAGACCAAGGATCCGGCCACTGACACACTCTTCACATTCccatttttatttctttttttcaaatttcaCTATAACTATTTCTTTCATCGTCCCCATCTATCGAGGAGTATGCCAATGATTAATTCATACGAACATTTGCTTCCCCCAAGCTGGAAAACCCAAGTGGCCGCTTGGTTAGCAGAAGATACACCATCATTTGACTATGGAGGGTATGTAGTCGGAGAAGTCCTTCGCGAAGCGTTCTTGTTCGGAAAGGGCTCCCAACCTGCTGTCCTGGCAGGATCGCCTTTTGTAACAGAGATCTTTGCTCAGCTTGGATGCGAGTGAGTAGTGCAAACTTATCGGCATTAGAGGATCATATTATCTTATCTACGCTTAGGGTGGAATGGCATGTCAAGGAGGGCGACACTTTCGAACCCGTAAAGCACATCGCCACGGTCAGGGGCAAGGCCCGATTTTTATTGCTAGGAGAGCGGATAGCCCTCAACCTTCTTGCCCGGTGTAGTGGTATAGCAACTAAGTAAGCAAAGCAACATCATTCACCCTTGTAACTTGAATCACAACATTTCAAGGTCGAAGAGAATCAAAGATCTAGCCAGAGGATACGGTTTCATGGGAACAATTGCTGGGACGCGGAAAACTACGCCCGGTGTGTTTCTTGAGAGTAAATACGCAGATTATCGCTGACTTGGAATGATTTCGTTCAAGGCTTTAGGCTCGTTGAAAAATACGGAATGCTTGTAGGTGGGATTGATTCCCATCGCCACGATCTTTCCAGCATGATTATGCTGAAAGATAATCATATTTGGTCGTCGGGTGAATTTCTGTTCAGTAACAATCAAAACGCAAAACGCGTGCTTATCAGTGTTCTAGGCTCGATCACAGCTGCTATTCAACAAGCACGAAAAGTCGGCGGATTCAGTCTCCTACTAGATGTCGAAGTGCAGTCGGAGGCTGAGGCGGATGAAGCCATCGACGCTGGAGCGGATGTTATTATGCTTGACAATATTGAAGGCAGTGAGTTGGCAAGTGTTGCAAGGAGCTTGAAGACGAAATGGAAGGGGCAGCGGAAGTTCCTTTTCGAAACAAGTGGGAACATCACAGAGGCCAATCTACAGGAAAGAGCCATCAATGGTGTGTTAGTTTAATCCTGACCGGGTAAAATGGTTCTGATAGCGTGTGACCTAGATATCGATATTCTGAGCACAAGTGTGGTGCACCAATCTGTCCAGCATATAGATTTCAGCCTTAAAATTCAGAAACCCAAAGCATAGATTATTCAAAATGTGTATCACTGATGGTTGCATTTAGATAGCATCCTATCCATGTCACTTGTCCAGTGCGAATAGAGATACAGCGTTCCCTCCTCGTACACCATCTTTATCTTCTTGAGACCATCCCTGTACAGCTTCAATAGCTTCCAAATTTTCAACAACACTCTTCCACTTTTCTGTCATCGACAGTGGAGGGAAGAATGGATGGTCTGTTCCAAAAAGCATTCTTTTGCTCCCAGTACTTCGATCAGCACCGTTCTTCACAACCGAGGATGTAGTTTCATATTTCGGTGCTCTGGAAAGGATGTCACTTGCAAAACCTAGTTCTTCTGGTCCATACGCCACGGCGTCGAGGTATAATTTTCCTAAATAGTACCTTGCATCATGCTTGAGTCTTGATGCCACCACCGGATCGTGGTCGATACATGAAGCGAGTCGAGAAGAAAGGGCAGGAAGTGCGCCTCCCGAATGCGCAAGGAGCAAACGGAGAGATGGAAACTTGTCGAAGACTCCTGATAAAATTAATCTGGTGGCGGCCTGCGAATATATAGTAAACTACAGATTTGAtcaaaaaagtcaaaaaggCATACTGTGGTAGTTTCAAATGGGAAACCCAGAGCAAGAGGGAGGAC
The sequence above is a segment of the Psilocybe cubensis strain MGC-MH-2018 chromosome 4, whole genome shotgun sequence genome. Coding sequences within it:
- a CDS encoding Nicotinate-nucleotide pyrophosphorylase [carboxylating], with the translated sequence MINSYEHLLPPSWKTQVAAWLAEDTPSFDYGGYVVGEVLREAFLFGKGSQPAVLAGSPFVTEIFAQLGCEVEWHVKEGDTFEPVKHIATVRGKARFLLLGERIALNLLARCSGIATKSKRIKDLARGYGFMGTIAGTRKTTPGFRLVEKYGMLVGGIDSHRHDLSSMIMLKDNHIWSSGEFLFSNNQNAKRVLISVLGSITAAIQQARKVGGFSLLLDVEVQSEAEADEAIDAGADVIMLDNIEGSELASVARSLKTKWKGQRKFLFETSGNITEANLQERAINDIDILSTSVVHQSVQHIDFSLKIQKPKA